A single region of the Streptomyces sp. NBC_00236 genome encodes:
- a CDS encoding ABC transporter ATP-binding protein: MTTTTNTATTVLDASGVTMRFGGLTAVRNVDLTVNAGEIVGLIGPNGAGKTTFFNCLTGLYVPTEGKVSYKGTVLPPKPHLVTKAGIARTFQNIRLFANMTVLENVLVGRHTRTKEGLWSALLRLPGFTKAEQASHERAMELLEFIGLQDKADHLARNLPYGDQRKLEIARALASDPGLLLLDEPTAGMNPQETRVTEELIFAIRDQGIAVLVIEHDMRFIFNLSDRVACLVQGEKLVEGTAEVVQSDERVIAAYLGTPFEGAPGAEEVAEVEAAEAEAEAVANTGTSPKDTTTTEEEDTR, encoded by the coding sequence ATGACCACCACCACGAACACCGCGACCACCGTCCTCGACGCCAGCGGCGTCACCATGCGCTTCGGCGGACTCACCGCCGTACGCAACGTCGACCTCACCGTCAACGCGGGCGAAATCGTCGGACTCATCGGCCCCAACGGCGCCGGCAAAACCACCTTCTTCAACTGCCTCACCGGCCTCTACGTCCCCACCGAGGGCAAGGTCAGCTACAAAGGCACCGTCCTGCCACCCAAGCCCCACCTCGTCACCAAGGCAGGCATCGCCCGCACCTTCCAGAACATCAGGCTCTTCGCCAACATGACCGTCCTGGAAAACGTCCTCGTCGGACGCCACACCAGGACCAAAGAAGGCCTCTGGTCCGCACTCCTGCGCCTCCCCGGCTTCACCAAAGCCGAACAGGCCAGCCACGAACGCGCCATGGAACTCCTGGAGTTCATCGGCCTCCAGGACAAGGCCGACCACCTCGCGCGCAACCTCCCCTACGGAGACCAGCGCAAGCTGGAAATCGCCCGCGCCCTCGCCAGCGACCCCGGACTCCTCCTCCTGGACGAGCCCACCGCCGGCATGAACCCCCAGGAAACCCGCGTCACCGAAGAACTCATCTTCGCCATCCGGGACCAAGGCATCGCCGTCCTCGTCATCGAGCACGACATGCGCTTCATCTTCAACCTCAGCGACCGCGTCGCCTGCCTCGTCCAGGGCGAAAAACTCGTCGAAGGCACCGCCGAAGTCGTCCAGAGCGACGAACGCGTCATCGCCGCCTACCTCGGCACCCCCTTCGAAGGCGCCCCCGGCGCCGAAGAAGTCGCCGAAGTCGAAGCGGCCGAAGCGGAAGCCGAAGCGGTGGCAAACACCGGCACCAGCCCCAAGGACACCACCACCACCGAGGAGGAGGACACCCGATGA
- a CDS encoding ABC transporter ATP-binding protein, translated as MTALLEVEDLRVAYGKIEAVKGISFSVDAGQVVTLIGTNGAGKTTTLRTLSGLLKPIGGRILFEGKPLANIPAHKIVALGLAHSPEGRHIFPRLTITENLLLGAYLRNDKAGIEKDIQRAYDLFPILGERRKQAAGTLSGGEQQMLAMGRALMSQPKLLMLDEPSMGLSPIMMQKIMETIVELKASGTTILLVEQNAQAALSLADQGHVMEIGKIVLSGTGADLLHDESVRKAYLGED; from the coding sequence ATGACCGCACTGCTCGAGGTCGAGGACCTCCGCGTCGCCTACGGCAAGATCGAAGCCGTCAAAGGCATCTCCTTCAGCGTCGACGCCGGCCAGGTGGTCACCCTCATCGGCACCAACGGCGCCGGAAAGACCACCACCCTGCGCACCCTCTCCGGACTGCTCAAGCCCATCGGCGGACGCATCCTCTTCGAGGGCAAACCACTCGCCAACATCCCCGCACACAAGATCGTCGCCCTGGGCCTCGCCCACTCCCCCGAGGGCCGCCACATCTTCCCCCGGCTGACGATCACCGAGAACCTCCTCCTCGGCGCCTACCTCCGCAACGACAAGGCAGGCATCGAGAAGGACATCCAACGCGCCTACGACCTCTTCCCCATCCTCGGGGAACGCCGGAAGCAGGCCGCCGGAACCCTCTCGGGCGGCGAACAGCAGATGCTCGCCATGGGACGCGCCCTCATGTCCCAGCCCAAGCTGCTCATGCTCGACGAGCCCTCCATGGGCCTCTCCCCGATCATGATGCAGAAGATCATGGAAACCATCGTCGAGCTCAAGGCCTCGGGCACCACGATCCTGCTCGTCGAGCAGAACGCCCAGGCCGCCCTCTCCCTCGCGGACCAGGGCCACGTCATGGAGATCGGCAAGATCGTCCTCTCCGGCACCGGAGCGGACCTCCTCCACGACGAGTCCGTCCGCAAGGCGTACCTCGGCGAGGACTGA
- a CDS encoding ANTAR domain-containing response regulator, whose product MTTPESPQPVADDDKSHVPPLTTRVVIAEDEALIRLDLKEMLEEEGYSVVGEAGDGQQAVELAREHKPDLVILDVKMPVLDGISAAEKIAEESIAPVLMLTAFSQRDLVERARDAGAMAYLVKPFSKSDVVPAIEMAVSRFAELKALEGEVADLSQRLETRKLVDRAKSILQTDYGLSEPAAFRWIQKTSMDRRLSMQQLAEALIEDAEEKKRAAE is encoded by the coding sequence GTGACCACCCCCGAGTCGCCCCAGCCCGTCGCCGACGACGACAAGTCGCACGTCCCGCCGCTGACGACCCGCGTCGTCATCGCCGAGGACGAGGCGCTCATCCGCCTCGACCTCAAAGAGATGCTCGAAGAAGAGGGGTACTCGGTCGTCGGTGAGGCCGGAGACGGGCAGCAGGCTGTCGAGCTGGCCCGGGAGCACAAGCCGGACTTGGTCATCCTCGATGTGAAGATGCCGGTCCTCGATGGCATCTCCGCCGCCGAGAAGATCGCCGAGGAGTCCATCGCGCCCGTCCTGATGCTCACCGCGTTCTCGCAGCGCGACCTCGTGGAGCGGGCCCGGGACGCCGGGGCGATGGCGTACCTCGTGAAGCCGTTCAGCAAGAGCGACGTGGTGCCGGCCATCGAGATGGCGGTGTCGCGGTTCGCCGAGCTGAAGGCGCTGGAGGGCGAGGTCGCGGACCTGTCGCAGCGGCTGGAGACCCGGAAGCTGGTGGACCGGGCGAAGAGCATCCTGCAGACGGACTACGGGCTGTCCGAGCCTGCCGCGTTCCGGTGGATCCAGAAGACGTCGATGGACCGGCGGCTGTCGATGCAGCAGCTGGCGGAGGCGTTGATCGAGGACGCCGAGGAGAAGAAGCGGGCTGCCGAGTAG
- a CDS encoding helix-turn-helix domain-containing protein, which translates to MNFHGTEMRQKALTLLRGGARNADVARKLNVPTGTISYWKHMDRAKRGECPSPRRFSLCPRCDGELDQAAYAYLLGLYLGDGHIIQNKAMKAPSLSITCDDSWPGLMDQCEKAMRTVFPENSVCRVRRKGCRDVKMYSKHLWCLFPQHGPGKKHDRVIALEPWQQEIVDAHPWDFIRGLIHSDGCRNMNWTTRTVGGVKKRYEYPRYWFTNVSDDIRRLYTDTLDKLGIEWTHCTRAGKEYNISVARRASVVLMDAHVGPKY; encoded by the coding sequence GTGAACTTCCACGGAACAGAAATGCGACAGAAGGCACTCACCCTCCTGCGAGGGGGCGCACGGAACGCGGACGTGGCACGGAAGTTGAACGTACCGACAGGCACGATCAGCTACTGGAAACACATGGACCGTGCCAAGCGTGGGGAATGCCCCAGCCCTCGTCGCTTTTCCCTGTGCCCTCGATGTGACGGGGAGCTGGACCAGGCCGCATACGCCTACCTCCTCGGCCTTTACCTCGGAGATGGGCACATCATCCAGAACAAGGCTATGAAGGCACCCAGCCTGTCCATTACCTGCGACGACTCATGGCCGGGCCTGATGGACCAGTGCGAGAAGGCCATGCGCACAGTCTTCCCCGAAAACTCCGTCTGCAGGGTGCGCCGCAAGGGCTGCCGCGACGTGAAGATGTACTCGAAGCACCTCTGGTGCCTCTTCCCCCAGCACGGCCCCGGCAAGAAGCACGACCGCGTCATCGCCCTCGAACCATGGCAGCAGGAGATCGTCGACGCCCACCCCTGGGACTTCATCCGCGGCCTCATCCACTCCGACGGATGCCGGAACATGAACTGGACCACCAGGACGGTCGGCGGCGTGAAAAAGCGGTACGAGTACCCCCGGTACTGGTTCACCAACGTCTCGGACGACATCCGGCGGCTTTACACCGACACCCTCGACAAGCTGGGCATCGAGTGGACCCACTGCACCCGCGCGGGCAAGGAGTACAACATCTCCGTCGCCCGACGGGCGTCCGTAGTCCTCATGGACGCACACGTCGGGCCGAAATACTGA
- the pyk gene encoding pyruvate kinase: MRRAKIVCTLGPATDTYDQIKALVDAGMDIARLNLSHGTYTEHEDRYHRVRKASDEAGRSVGILADLQGPKIRLGRFREGPVLLERGDDFTITVEPMEGDRHTCGTTYTGLNADVTAGERILIDDGRVTLEVTHVDGPRVHTTVIEGGMVSDHKGLNLPGVAVSVPALSEKDIEDLRWALRTGADIIALSFVRSGRDIEDVHRIMDEEGRRLPVIAKVEKPQAVDNIDDIVAAFDGIMVARGDLGVEMPLEQVPIVQKRAIKLAKRNAKPVIVATQMLDSMIDNSRPTRAEASDVANAVIDGTDAVMLSGETSVGKYPIETVRTMSRIVEAAEEDILAKGLPPLTDRNKPRTQGGAVARAAAEMGDFLGAKFLVAFTQSGDTVKRLSRYRSPIPLLAFTPDPATRSQLNLTWGVETFLGPHVDSTDAMVAQVDEELLKIGRCQKGDVVVITAGSPPGVAGSTNLVRVHHIGEDDSPK, translated from the coding sequence ATGCGCCGAGCCAAAATCGTTTGCACCCTAGGACCCGCCACCGACACATACGACCAGATCAAAGCCCTGGTCGACGCGGGAATGGACATCGCCCGCCTCAACCTCAGCCACGGCACCTACACCGAACACGAAGACCGCTACCACCGCGTACGCAAAGCATCCGACGAAGCCGGACGCAGCGTCGGCATCCTCGCCGACCTTCAAGGCCCGAAGATCCGCCTCGGACGCTTCCGCGAAGGCCCCGTACTCCTTGAACGCGGCGACGACTTCACCATCACCGTCGAACCCATGGAAGGCGACCGCCACACCTGCGGCACCACCTACACCGGCCTCAACGCCGACGTCACCGCCGGCGAACGCATCCTCATCGACGACGGCCGCGTCACCCTCGAAGTCACCCACGTCGACGGCCCCCGCGTCCACACCACCGTCATCGAAGGAGGCATGGTCTCCGACCACAAAGGCCTCAACCTCCCCGGCGTCGCCGTCTCCGTCCCCGCCCTCTCCGAAAAAGACATCGAAGACCTCCGCTGGGCCCTGCGCACCGGCGCCGACATCATCGCCCTCTCCTTCGTCCGCAGCGGACGCGACATCGAAGACGTCCACCGCATCATGGACGAAGAGGGCCGACGCCTCCCCGTCATCGCCAAAGTCGAAAAACCCCAGGCCGTCGACAACATCGACGACATCGTCGCCGCCTTCGACGGCATCATGGTCGCCCGCGGCGACCTCGGCGTCGAAATGCCCCTGGAACAGGTCCCGATCGTCCAGAAGCGCGCCATCAAACTCGCCAAGCGCAACGCCAAGCCGGTCATCGTCGCCACCCAGATGCTCGACTCGATGATCGACAACTCCCGCCCCACCCGCGCCGAAGCCTCCGACGTCGCCAACGCCGTCATCGACGGCACGGACGCGGTGATGCTCTCCGGCGAGACGAGCGTCGGCAAGTACCCCATCGAGACGGTACGCACGATGTCCCGCATCGTGGAGGCAGCCGAGGAGGACATCCTCGCCAAGGGCCTCCCGCCCCTGACCGACCGCAACAAGCCCCGCACCCAGGGCGGCGCGGTCGCCCGCGCCGCGGCGGAGATGGGCGACTTCCTCGGCGCCAAGTTCCTGGTCGCCTTCACCCAGAGCGGCGACACGGTCAAGCGCCTCTCCCGCTACCGCTCACCCATCCCGCTCCTGGCCTTCACCCCGGACCCGGCCACCCGCTCCCAGCTGAACCTCACGTGGGGCGTGGAGACGTTCCTGGGGCCGCACGTGGACTCGACGGACGCGATGGTGGCGCAGGTCGACGAAGAGCTCCTCAAGATCGGCCGCTGTCAGAAGGGCGACGTGGTCGTCATCACGGCAGGCTCCCCGCCCGGCGTCGCGGGCTCGACGAACCTGGTACGCGTGCACCACATCGGCGAGGACGACAGCCCGAAGTAG
- a CDS encoding bifunctional metallophosphatase/5'-nucleotidase: MPLNRRTFLGTSAAAGAGVAIAGGTAVPAEAHGRGHGRPPKRYSFTVMGTTDLHGNVFNWDYFTDKEFDDKAHNDVGLAKISTLVEQVRREKGRQNTLMIDAGDTIQGTQLSYYYAKVDPITAKRGPVHPMAQAMNAIGYDAAALGNHEFNYGIPVLRKFEEQCDFPLLGANALDAKTLRPAFAPYVIKKLRTPHGRDVKVAILGLTNPGIAIWDKANVGGKMVFPGLEEQAAKYVPRLRSMGADVVIVSAHSGSSGTSSYGDQIPYVENAAGLVAEQVPGIDAILVGHAHSEIPEYFVENKETGKKVVLSEPLKWGQRLTLFDFDLVWEKGRWVVERAGSQVLNSNTVAEDRKITKLLADEHKKVVAYVNQVIGTSASEMTSAEAAWKDEPIIDLINVIQAETVKAALAGGEYAALPVLSQAACFSRTARIPAGDVTIKDAAGLYTFENTLEARLLTGAQVKDYLEFSARYYVQTAAGAPVDTAKLTNADNTPDYNYDVVSGVTYDIDIAKPNGSRIVNLSFEGKAIDPAAQFVLAVNNYRASGGGNFPHVAGSKQLWANSEEIRTTMIAWVQAKGSVDGAEFASVDWRLTRDGVPVF; encoded by the coding sequence ATGCCGCTGAACCGAAGGACGTTCCTGGGCACGTCGGCTGCGGCCGGTGCCGGTGTGGCGATCGCGGGTGGCACCGCGGTGCCGGCCGAGGCGCATGGCCGGGGGCACGGGCGTCCGCCGAAGCGGTACTCGTTCACCGTGATGGGGACGACGGATCTGCACGGGAACGTCTTCAACTGGGACTACTTCACCGACAAGGAGTTCGACGACAAGGCGCACAACGACGTCGGTCTGGCGAAGATCTCGACGCTGGTGGAGCAGGTGCGCCGGGAGAAGGGCCGTCAGAACACCCTGATGATCGATGCGGGTGACACGATCCAGGGTACGCAGTTGTCGTACTACTACGCGAAGGTCGATCCGATCACGGCGAAGCGCGGGCCGGTGCATCCGATGGCGCAGGCGATGAACGCGATCGGTTATGACGCGGCGGCGTTGGGCAATCATGAGTTCAATTACGGCATTCCGGTGCTGCGGAAGTTCGAGGAGCAGTGTGATTTCCCGCTGCTGGGTGCGAACGCGCTGGATGCGAAGACGTTGCGGCCGGCGTTCGCCCCGTATGTGATCAAGAAGCTGCGTACGCCTCATGGCCGGGATGTGAAGGTGGCGATTCTGGGTCTGACGAATCCGGGCATCGCGATCTGGGACAAGGCGAACGTGGGCGGGAAGATGGTGTTCCCGGGTCTTGAGGAGCAGGCGGCGAAGTATGTGCCGCGGCTTCGTTCGATGGGTGCGGATGTGGTGATTGTGTCGGCGCATTCGGGGAGCAGTGGGACGTCGTCGTACGGTGATCAGATTCCGTATGTGGAGAATGCTGCGGGTCTGGTGGCGGAGCAGGTGCCGGGGATCGATGCGATTCTGGTGGGTCATGCGCATTCGGAGATTCCCGAGTACTTCGTGGAGAACAAGGAGACCGGTAAGAAGGTCGTGCTGTCGGAGCCGTTGAAGTGGGGGCAGCGGCTGACGTTGTTCGATTTCGATCTGGTGTGGGAGAAGGGCCGCTGGGTGGTCGAGAGGGCTGGTTCCCAGGTGCTGAACTCCAACACGGTGGCGGAGGACCGGAAGATCACCAAGCTGTTGGCGGACGAGCACAAGAAGGTGGTGGCGTATGTCAACCAGGTGATCGGTACGTCGGCTTCGGAGATGACGTCGGCGGAGGCGGCGTGGAAGGACGAGCCGATCATCGACCTGATCAATGTCATCCAGGCGGAGACGGTGAAGGCGGCGCTGGCGGGTGGCGAGTACGCGGCGTTGCCGGTGTTGTCGCAGGCGGCGTGTTTCTCGCGTACGGCGCGGATTCCGGCGGGGGACGTGACGATCAAGGATGCGGCAGGTCTGTACACGTTCGAGAACACGCTTGAGGCGCGGCTGCTGACGGGTGCGCAGGTGAAGGATTATCTGGAGTTCTCGGCGCGGTATTACGTGCAGACGGCGGCGGGTGCTCCGGTGGATACGGCGAAGTTGACGAATGCGGACAACACGCCGGATTACAATTATGATGTGGTGTCGGGTGTGACGTATGACATCGACATCGCGAAGCCGAATGGTTCGCGGATTGTGAATCTGTCGTTCGAGGGTAAGGCGATTGATCCGGCGGCTCAGTTTGTGCTGGCGGTGAATAATTACCGGGCGAGTGGTGGCGGTAATTTCCCGCATGTGGCGGGTTCGAAGCAGTTGTGGGCGAATTCGGAGGAGATCCGGACGACGATGATTGCGTGGGTGCAGGCGAAGGGTTCGGTGGATGGTGCGGAGTTTGCTTCGGTGGACTGGCGTCTGACGCGGGACGGTGTGCCGGTGTTCTAG
- a CDS encoding lysine N(6)-hydroxylase/L-ornithine N(5)-oxygenase family protein has product MTARTDRPTPATDQPHDLVGIGIGPFNLSLAALTHGLPNPITATFYDQRPAFHWHPGLLIDGASLQVPFLADLVTLADPTSAWTLLNYLRTRDRLFPFYFAERFHIQRAEYDAYCRWVSQQLPDLHFSHQVDAIRWNPQHAHFEVDFTQLDAHGEAEALGRAHTRNIALGIGTEPHIPEPLKPLTNTGTVPVIHSADYLHHRQQLLEAEHITVIGSGQSGAEIFLDLLRARPTGHEKLHWLARTPAFAPMEYSKLGLEHFTPDYTRYFHALPEAVRDQLVPHQWQLHKGIDHDTITAIHDELYRRTLHGGWPDATLTPGVTVRTAGRLANTRIELHLEHTQQGTRTRLTTDAVVLATGYRERPLDPILDNLGTHLRRDTAGRPRIDHHHRLDLDPTITGNIYVQNAERHTHGVGAPDLGLAAWRSATILNHLTGTTPYPLPQRTAFTTFGLTPQNTGIPTQNPVLVPLVQGN; this is encoded by the coding sequence ATGACAGCCCGGACCGACCGGCCCACCCCCGCAACCGATCAGCCCCACGACCTCGTCGGCATCGGCATCGGCCCCTTCAACCTCTCCCTCGCCGCCCTCACCCACGGCCTCCCCAACCCCATCACCGCCACCTTCTACGACCAACGCCCCGCCTTCCACTGGCACCCCGGCCTCCTCATCGACGGCGCCAGCCTCCAAGTCCCCTTCCTCGCCGACCTCGTCACCCTCGCCGACCCCACCAGCGCCTGGACCCTCCTCAACTACCTACGCACCCGCGACCGGCTCTTCCCCTTCTACTTCGCCGAGCGCTTCCACATCCAACGCGCCGAATACGACGCCTACTGCCGCTGGGTCAGCCAACAACTCCCCGACCTCCACTTCAGCCACCAAGTCGACGCCATCCGCTGGAACCCCCAACACGCCCACTTCGAAGTCGACTTCACCCAACTCGACGCCCACGGCGAAGCCGAAGCCCTCGGCCGCGCCCACACCCGCAACATCGCCCTCGGCATCGGCACCGAACCCCACATCCCCGAACCCCTCAAACCCCTCACCAACACCGGCACCGTCCCCGTCATCCACTCCGCCGACTACCTCCACCACCGCCAACAACTCCTCGAAGCCGAACACATCACCGTCATCGGCTCAGGACAATCCGGCGCCGAAATCTTCCTCGACCTCCTCCGCGCCCGCCCCACCGGCCACGAAAAACTCCACTGGCTCGCCCGCACCCCCGCCTTCGCCCCCATGGAGTACTCCAAACTCGGCCTCGAACACTTCACCCCCGACTACACCCGCTACTTCCACGCCCTCCCCGAAGCCGTACGCGACCAACTCGTCCCCCACCAATGGCAACTCCACAAAGGCATCGACCACGACACCATCACCGCCATCCACGACGAGCTCTACCGCCGCACCCTCCACGGCGGCTGGCCCGACGCCACCCTCACCCCCGGCGTCACCGTCCGCACCGCAGGCCGCCTCGCCAACACCCGCATCGAACTCCACCTCGAACACACCCAACAAGGCACCCGCACCCGCCTCACCACCGACGCCGTCGTCCTCGCCACCGGCTACCGCGAACGCCCCCTCGACCCCATCCTCGACAACCTCGGCACCCACCTACGCCGCGACACCGCCGGACGCCCCCGCATCGACCACCACCACCGCCTCGACCTCGACCCCACCATCACCGGCAACATCTACGTACAGAACGCCGAACGCCACACCCACGGAGTCGGCGCCCCCGACCTCGGCCTCGCCGCCTGGCGCAGCGCCACCATCCTCAACCACCTCACCGGCACCACCCCCTACCCCCTCCCACAACGCACCGCCTTCACCACCTTCGGCCTCACCCCCCAGAACACCGGCATCCCCACACAGAACCCCGTCCTCGTCCCCCTCGTCCAAGGCAACTGA
- a CDS encoding pyridoxal phosphate-dependent decarboxylase family protein, with protein MPTPPLAGSTTGPTALRPLIDTVLTALQEGARRRDGPLPAGGPDTVTTHMRTALDPLIPEHGTGPHHALATLIGALTEGAADPADPLCAAHLHTPPLALATAADLAASALNPSMDSWDQAPAASTLEADTTAALAAEIYPHHPHPDALITTGGTEANQLALLLARERHGPTLQTITGTNAHHSITRATWLLGLPTPLTVPAPDGTIDLTALNDTLTRHQGQTPLLVTATAGTTDTGQIDPLTAIADLCHTHGAELHIDAAYGGPLLLSPTHRHKVTGLDRAHSVTLDLHKLGWQPASAGILAVPDHHHLDPLHHHAPYLNADDDTQAGLPDLLGRSLRTTRRPDALKIAVTLQALGRTGLADLIDRTCTAAHHLADLITKTPTLDLYDQPTITTVLFRPTGADDHTVATIRRTLLTRGHAVLGRTHAHGHLWLKATLLNPHTTPDDLQKLLDLVTHLTTETAESSPNR; from the coding sequence ATGCCCACCCCACCCCTCGCCGGATCCACCACCGGCCCCACCGCACTGCGCCCCCTCATCGACACCGTCCTCACCGCACTCCAAGAAGGCGCCCGCCGCCGCGACGGCCCACTCCCCGCCGGCGGACCCGACACCGTCACCACCCACATGCGCACCGCCCTCGACCCCCTCATCCCCGAACACGGAACCGGCCCCCACCACGCCCTCGCCACCCTCATCGGCGCCCTCACCGAAGGCGCAGCCGACCCCGCCGACCCCCTCTGCGCCGCCCACCTCCACACACCGCCCCTCGCCCTCGCCACCGCCGCCGACCTCGCCGCCTCCGCCCTCAACCCCTCCATGGACTCCTGGGACCAAGCCCCCGCCGCCTCCACCCTCGAAGCCGACACCACCGCAGCACTCGCCGCCGAGATCTACCCCCACCACCCCCACCCCGACGCCCTCATCACCACCGGCGGCACCGAAGCCAACCAACTCGCCCTCCTCCTCGCCAGAGAACGCCACGGCCCCACCCTCCAGACCATCACCGGCACCAACGCCCACCACAGCATCACCCGCGCCACCTGGCTCCTCGGCCTCCCCACACCCCTCACCGTCCCCGCCCCCGACGGCACCATCGACCTCACCGCCCTGAACGACACCCTCACCCGCCACCAAGGACAGACACCCCTCCTCGTCACCGCCACCGCAGGCACCACCGACACCGGCCAGATCGACCCCCTCACCGCCATCGCCGACCTCTGCCACACCCACGGCGCCGAACTCCACATCGACGCCGCCTACGGCGGACCCCTCCTCCTCAGCCCCACCCACCGCCACAAGGTCACCGGCCTCGACCGCGCCCACAGCGTCACCCTCGACCTCCACAAACTCGGCTGGCAACCCGCCTCAGCCGGCATCCTCGCCGTCCCCGACCACCACCACCTCGACCCACTCCACCACCACGCCCCCTACCTCAACGCCGACGACGACACCCAAGCCGGACTCCCCGACCTCCTCGGCCGCTCCCTGCGCACCACCCGCCGCCCCGACGCCCTCAAAATCGCCGTCACCCTCCAAGCACTCGGCCGCACCGGACTCGCCGACCTCATCGACCGCACCTGCACCGCCGCCCACCACCTCGCCGACCTCATCACAAAAACCCCCACCCTCGACCTCTACGACCAACCCACCATCACCACCGTCCTCTTCCGCCCCACAGGCGCCGACGACCACACCGTCGCCACCATCCGCCGCACCCTCCTCACCCGAGGCCACGCCGTACTCGGCCGCACCCACGCCCACGGCCACCTCTGGCTCAAAGCCACCCTCCTCAACCCCCACACCACCCCCGACGACCTCCAAAAACTCCTCGACCTCGTCACCCACCTCACCACCGAGACCGCAGAAAGCAGCCCGAACCGATGA